A single region of the Brassica rapa cultivar Chiifu-401-42 chromosome A03, CAAS_Brap_v3.01, whole genome shotgun sequence genome encodes:
- the LOC103855955 gene encoding uncharacterized protein LOC103855955 → MSAVSKSKSRDKKVVNDSQKTPSQILGSIGATTGGAYNPLLGTFQTVETLNGSSSLHNNGRFRSIDDSDSTGADCDSVSNNGSWSGDSEDHKEKVLPTTATAKQEAIPGAADNDKREKMRLKNERKHQRQKEKRALELHERCCQFLMSRKLEVLVQQVQVIVMGVSHERATYALMLNEGKLEESVNWLLDDSGASVADTKLDPAPGNLKLDISQELGRILELEREYKCAKQDVEKAVVTAEGDIEKAEESLRRQKQEESTASVKAEDVSDNASVSRAPSVQAIQNRIAQLQPNSGMYTAGGEESRKSLGYLRGSSYVNGESGNQRVDRIHTELQWLKMQQNAAMEEKKRMLSQQTQLPRPREETHYVSAQGSQFKRLQQREPVMAMQQQQQRSQSANTNTLPVSTMNSPFTVSAAAGGGSDWYSANRSEAAQSNGYLPTRTLPPGDLNSNLMYQQLQYQQYQGQVSNGHRTAGGSASVQHAVAPAASLGLFSGYGSSSSAVDWNTDGSVGHSDYNNIDWSLDRGLASPKPNQQQYMATASPYEANMNGRTRSMGMAMGVQEAALVGNGREWTSPFEGKDLFSLSRQYVPPSL, encoded by the coding sequence ATGTCTGCTGTATCCAAGAGTAAGTCAAGAGACAAGAAAGTTGTGAATGATTCACAGAAGACACCAAGCCAAATCTTAGGATCCATAGGTGCAACTACTGGTGGTGCTTACAATCCTCTCTTAGGGACTTTTCAAACCGTTGAGACACTGAATGGTTCCTCATCGCTTCACAACAACGGCCGTTTCAGAAGCATTGATGACTCGGATTCAACCGGAGCCGACTGTGATTCCGTCTCTAATAACGGTAGCTGGTCAGGTGATTCGGAGGATCACAAAGAGAAAGTACTACCTACTACAGCTACCGCAAAGCAAGAAGCCATTCCCGGAGCAGCTGATAATGATAAGCGAGAGAAGATGCGGCTGAAGAACGAGAGAAAGCACCAGCGGCAGAAGGAGAAGCGAGCTCTGGAGTTGCATGAGCGGTGCTGTCAGTTTCTGATGTCGAGGAAACTTGAAGTTCTCGTTCAGCAGGTGCAGGTCATAGTGATGGGGGTTTCTCATGAGCGTGCGACTTACGCTCTGATGTTGAATGAAGGGAAGCTAGAAGAGTCTGTTAATTGGCTGCTTGATGATAGTGGGGCGAGTGTAGCTGATACGAAACTAGATCCCGCCCCTGGGAACTTGAAGCTTGACATATCGCAAGAGCTGGGGAGAATCTTGGAGTTGGAAAGGGAATACAAGTGCGCCAAGCAGGATGTAGAAAAGGCTGTGGTTACAGCGGAAGGGGATATTGAGAAAGCAGAGGAATCATTAAGAAGACAGAAGCAAGAAGAATCTACTGCTTCTGTAAAAGCAGAGGATGTTAGTGATAATGCGTCCGTTAGCAGAGCCCCTTCTGTGCAAGCGATTCAAAACAGAATAGCCCAGTTGCAACCTAACTCAGGTATGTATACTGCAGGGGGAGAAGAATCTAGAAAGAGTCTCGGTTACCTTAGGGGATCCAGCTATGTTAATGGAGAATCCGGAAACCAAAGAGTAGATAGAATTCACACGGAATTGCAGTGGTTGAAAATGCAACAGAATGCTGCTATGGAAGAGAAGAAACGCATGTTAAGTCAACAGACACAACTGCCACGGCCAAGAGAAGAAACGCATTATGTGTCGGCTCAAGGTAGTCAATTCAAGAGACTTCAGCAGAGGGAACCAGTTATGGCGATGCAGCAACAGCAACAACGCTCTCAGTCAGCTAACACGAATACCTTACCTGTCTCTACTATGAACTCACCCTTTACCGTATCAGCAGCAGCAGGAGGAGGCAGCGATTGGTACTCTGCAAATAGATCTGAGGCGGCTCAGTCTAACGGGTACTTGCCCACAAGAACTCTCCCTCCTGGTGATCTGAACTCAAACCTGATGTACCAGCAACTTCAATACCAACAGTATCAAGGCCAGGTGAGCAACGGTCACAGAACGGCGGGGGGTTCTGCTTCTGTACAGCATGCTGTGGCTCCAGCTGCTTCTCTTGGGCTCTTCTCGGGGTATGGATCATCTTCATCTGCGGTGGACTGGAACACGGATGGGTCAGTGGGGCATTCGGATTACAACAATATTGATTGGAGTTTAGACAGAGGCCTAGCTAGTCCGAAACCAAACCAACAACAGTACATGGCTACGGCATCCCCATACGAAGCAAACATGAATGGAAGGACAAGATCGATGGGCATGGCAATGGGAGTGCAGGAAGCTGCTTTAGTTGGTAATGGTAGAGAATGGACATCGCCGTTTGAGGGTAAAGATCTGTTTAGTTTGTCTAGACAGTACGTGCCTCCTTCTCTTTGA